The Myxococcaceae bacterium JPH2 nucleotide sequence GGTCCACCGAGCCATCCGCTGCCCTCACCCGCCATGGGGACAGCAACTTCATGTCGAGGTACTCGAAGGTGACGGGAGCCAGCGGGTAGACGCTGTCCCCCAGCCACAGCGCGTTCTCATTCGCCACGGGCCCCTCTGGCATGAAGTCCTCCCGGAGGTTGAGTCCCAGAGGCGTCCCGTCCTCCAGTCGTCCGGTGGCAAAGGCCCAGCGCCACGCCGTGTGGGGCGTCAGGCTGTACTGCGTGTAATCGATACCGCCCAGGCCGCCCTCCAGACTGAAGTGCTTGCCACCCGCGTCCAGGCTTCCGGACGATGACAAGCGGGTGCGCTTCATCGTCACGTTCACCCGGCAGTGGTCCCTGTCCACCGGGGAAATCACCGTCAGCCCAGGCGGAGCGCCCGCGACATGGAGCGCCCCACTCCATCGAACGCCGTGAGGGCTGAAGGTACGGATGCGACTGATATCCACGTCCATCTGATAGGGCGCGTCAGCCGATCCCCGATGAATCGACAGGCTCGCACCCGGGCACCTCAGGGAGTTTCCGAGGCTTGTACCAGGCCGGTCTCTCATCAATTGCATCTCATCCGCGGCGGGCGACTCGATGGGCCGACCCGGAAGCTTCACGTCGCACAGCAGCTTTCGCTCGCGCAGGTCCACCGCCACCATGGACGCGCTCGCGCTGTACCCCAGATTCAGGACCGAGAAGAAGGCGGCGACCTCGGGGGTGGCCACGAAGGCGGAGTGCCACCGCGCCCGATGGAGCCGATACAGCGCGGAGACAGTCCACGGTCCCTGAAGGCTGGGGAGGTCCACCTCCGCCAGTTCCCCCTGGTACGTGCCGAACCGAGGCTCCCCGGCAGGTGAAGCCAGCGAGCCAGGGACGAGCGGCAGAAGCGCGTCTCTCTCAGGAGCCATGTGTGCCAGGGGGACCGACCCACGGATGGATGTCACGAGAACCCGACTACGTCGAGCGAAGCTCCATCAGGACCTCGGCGACTTCATCCGGGCGATGCGGTTCCTGGGTGAGGACAGCACGGAAGCCACACTTCTCCAGGACGCGAATGGATGCGACGTTGTGGAGAGCGACCCACGCATGAAGCGGCCGGGTGGGCACAAGTTCGACAAACGCAGAGACGGCTCGGGTCGCGATGCCCTTGCCCCAATGCTCGCGTCCAATCCAATAGCCAATGAGGCGCTTGGATTCCTGCTCCCAACTGACGATGTTTCCAACAGCCACGCCGTCCACGACAATGGTGCGAGTGATGTTCTCAGGGCGGAGCACTTTGGTCCGCCAGTGAGTCATGAACGCATCGCGCTCGCGCGAACGAAACGCGGCCATGCGCAGCCCTTCCGGTTCGCGCTGGTGCTCAAAGAAGATAGGAAGGTCCTCATCGACGACGTCGCGGAGAATCATAGGGTGGACGGACTCTACCAGAATGAGGTGACGAAGGCGGTGCTCAGCAGGAGCCGGGGCCACCGTCTCAAACCATCCCATGACTCACACCTTGCTCAGGAACGGCATCCGTTCAATCCTCACGTGGTCCGAAAATCCCAGGGCATGTCAGGAGTAGCCGCGCAACATAGCGGCATCCGGCACCTAATCCTACAGTTGTAGTTCGGAAGAAGCGTGAGCATCCCTTCTGTCGAAGGAACAGGAGGGGGAGGAGCGATGCTTCCAATGCAGTCCTCGGCAGACCCGAAGCAGCAGGCCCCAGAGGTGCGACTGGTGGGCCAGCTCGCCATGGAGTTGGAGGGAGTGGGTGCCTGGTTGGCGCCCTACTTCCGCCGTCGCGAAGCGCATGCCGCGGCCCACGAATACGTCAAAGCCCTGCTGGGGCGGGCACAACGCAAGAATACCTGGGGCCTCTCCGAGGACGTGGGGC carries:
- a CDS encoding DUF2804 domain-containing protein; the encoded protein is MAPERDALLPLVPGSLASPAGEPRFGTYQGELAEVDLPSLQGPWTVSALYRLHRARWHSAFVATPEVAAFFSVLNLGYSASASMVAVDLRERKLLCDVKLPGRPIESPAADEMQLMRDRPGTSLGNSLRCPGASLSIHRGSADAPYQMDVDISRIRTFSPHGVRWSGALHVAGAPPGLTVISPVDRDHCRVNVTMKRTRLSSSGSLDAGGKHFSLEGGLGGIDYTQYSLTPHTAWRWAFATGRLEDGTPLGLNLREDFMPEGPVANENALWLGDSVYPLAPVTFEYLDMKLLSPWRVRAADGSVDLCFQPIHVHSENREEPLCRSRFDQPLGLFEGTVTVGGRTHQLSNIPGVTKKQHTTVM
- a CDS encoding GNAT family N-acetyltransferase, which codes for MILRDVVDEDLPIFFEHQREPEGLRMAAFRSRERDAFMTHWRTKVLRPENITRTIVVDGVAVGNIVSWEQESKRLIGYWIGREHWGKGIATRAVSAFVELVPTRPLHAWVALHNVASIRVLEKCGFRAVLTQEPHRPDEVAEVLMELRST